A window of the Deltaproteobacteria bacterium genome harbors these coding sequences:
- a CDS encoding PIN domain-containing protein, translating to MAVDTAPLIYFLVDAAGRASIAEKLLQLGASGTLQLVVSVLTEAELLVAPLRAQDATSTQTVRALIDGPAGFKVIAVEREIAYRAAELRARHGFKLPDAITAASAIESGCTILVGNDRVFKRLDSSIVYLHLDEFI from the coding sequence GTGGCAGTCGATACTGCACCGCTCATCTACTTTTTGGTAGATGCCGCGGGGCGAGCGTCAATCGCGGAGAAACTGCTACAATTGGGTGCTTCCGGTACGCTCCAGCTTGTAGTGTCGGTGCTTACCGAAGCCGAATTGTTGGTGGCGCCACTTCGAGCTCAAGACGCTACGAGTACGCAAACGGTCCGAGCACTTATTGATGGTCCGGCAGGTTTTAAAGTGATTGCAGTCGAGCGCGAGATTGCTTACCGTGCTGCAGAATTACGTGCCCGGCATGGGTTTAAGCTTCCTGATGCAATTACGGCGGCAAGCGCCATCGAGTCAGGTTGCACAATTCTAGTTGGCAATGACAGGGTGTTCAAGCGACTCGATAGCAGTATTGTTTACTTGCATCTCGACGAGTTTATATAA
- a CDS encoding AbrB/MazE/SpoVT family DNA-binding domain-containing protein: protein MRQSAKLSSKNQITIPTWAMKKLGIKTGSRVALRAEGERLILERMDIGIAPLRGSLREVYGDPDQYIEALRGEWEQ from the coding sequence ATGAGACAGTCAGCAAAGTTATCCTCTAAAAACCAGATTACCATCCCAACGTGGGCAATGAAAAAGCTTGGTATAAAAACAGGCTCTCGCGTAGCACTGCGAGCTGAAGGTGAAAGGCTAATCCTCGAACGGATGGATATCGGCATTGCTCCTTTGCGCGGCTCATTGCGCGAAGTATATGGTGATCCAGACCAATATATCGAAGCTTTGCGTGGTGAATGGGAACAATAG
- a CDS encoding transposase → MPLPEKKRGKPKKGKSYLLLERLDIKRDQVLAFLTNFQIPFSNNQGEQDIRMVKTQQKISGTFRSWLGAKQFCNIRSYISTARKYQMIAFQALWDAFMGKALMPTSP, encoded by the coding sequence ATGCCTTTACCAGAAAAGAAACGCGGTAAACCTAAAAAAGGTAAGTCATATCTTTTGCTAGAACGATTAGATATTAAACGCGATCAAGTTTTGGCGTTTTTGACTAACTTCCAGATACCGTTTAGCAATAATCAAGGTGAACAAGATATTCGTATGGTGAAGACGCAACAAAAAATCTCTGGGACGTTTCGTAGTTGGCTAGGCGCCAAGCAATTTTGCAATATTCGAAGCTATATATCGACTGCGAGAAAATACCAAATGATAGCATTTCAAGCATTGTGGGATGCGTTTATGGGCAAAGCACTCATGCCTACTTCGCCGTAG